The Ornithorhynchus anatinus isolate Pmale09 chromosome X5, mOrnAna1.pri.v4, whole genome shotgun sequence nucleotide sequence CAGGGCCTGGGCGGGGCCAGGACACCCTGTCAGGCAGTCCTATTgcgtgctaactctgtgcagagcactgtactaagcgcttgggagcggagACTAgaacaataggcagacacattccctacccacaacgagcttacagtctagagggggagacagatattaattgaaAAAAATGATAGGGACGTAAGtcctggggggatggggaagggtgaaTATATGGAGCAAGTCGGCGCtgcggaagggagtgagaagaaaggagggctttgtcagggatgacctcttggaggaggtgtgccttcagtaagcctctgacagggtggagagagtcattgtcagatatgagggagggtgtttcaggccagaggcgggacatggatgagaggttggtgatgagatggacgagatcgaggtacagtgagaacatTTCCCTACTCCATAacgttcagtggttgcccatctacctccacgttAAACAGAAACTCACCACTAGCTCTTAAACGTTCAATTacgtcgccccctcctacctcactcgctACTATAaaccagctcgcacactttgctcctcttccgCCAATCTTATTAGAGGAGGTtatggagtggggaaacgtggacggAACGATTTTGTAGGGAAAATGAGCTGGGCGGCAGAGGGaagcatgaactggagtggggagagacaggaggctgggaggtcagcgaggagccgATACAGTGATCAAGATGGGGTAgaataagtgctcggattaacgtggtagctatttggatggcgagaagagggaggattttagtgatggattgagtatgtgtgtTGGAGTCGagcataacgccaaggttatgccccccccgccccccccccgctgaGCCCTGGCACCCTGTCCACCCCATCCACCCCAGCCTGTCCCCTGGTGCTGGTACCACAGCAGAAGCCGGCCAGCCCTGAGCTCCAGTGGCTGTTGGCACTTAGAGCTGTGCGGCGGACCTGACTGGCATCGTAACTCGGGGCCACCTGATTGCCACCCGCCACGGACTGGGAGCCTGCCCTCATCTTGGCCCGCGACATTATGTCTTCTGGTTGGACTCGACCCTGCGCACACTGCTCTGTTCCCTGGCCGTGGGCTGGCAAAACTCAGACGGTGTACCcgaggttgggggcggggtggagcGTAGAGGAGCAGCCGTCCCTGCCCCGGTGACTCGCAGGGTTCAGGTGCCAGCCAAGAGAAGAccaaataacaatagtaatacttgtggtatgttaagcgatttctatgtgccaggcactgtactaagcgtagagatacaagtttatcgggttggacagagtcccggtcccacctggggctcacagtcttaatccccattttacaggtgagggaactgaggcccagagaagacaagtgaagtgacttgccccaggtcacacagcagacaagtggcggagccaggattagaaccgatgacccgactcccaggcctggaacccTATCCACTAAGAGACGGAGACTGAGTCAGGGACAAGATCAAGGACACTGGTGcgagggagaggttggaggcaggaggatggacgtgaggctcacaggcactgtcgagagctggggaggagcgggtgtgaaatggggagggccttgaagccaacCGTTAGGAGAtttgtttggatgcagaggaaagcggtactctcccaagctctcagtggaacgctctgcacacagtaagatctcaataagtactatcgatcCACGCATTGACTGTCCCTGAAGGTTTCGGCGGAGTGGAGAGGCATGGTCTGTGAAGTTAagatgggagggagtgggggactgGAGACAAGAGGAAGTACTGAGGCTTACacggtactaagcctttggaaaattCAGGGCAAAAAGAAAGAGACACAGTCCTTcagacccacaaggagctttccacTCCGTAAAGTAACGAGTTGTGCCATagattaagtacttagtactaagcacatgggtgtaggatccaggtctcctgacttcagggcctgcgccctttccacttggccacaccgcttctctctcAGCGGGGAGTTGTCTACCttggacacttgggagagcagagcagaACATAGCCTTAGGCCCTATACTCAACTAATTGTAATaacgactgtggcatttgttaagtgcttactatgtgccaggcactgtgctaaatgttgggggagGTAcgagataggtcagacacagtccctcctctcgtggggctcacagtctcaatccccattttacagatgaagtaactgaggcccagagaatctaagtgacttgcccaaggtcacacagcaggcacgtggtggggccaggtttggaacccacgtcttctgagtcccaggcccgggctcttcccaataggccaagctgcttccagggAATACATTCCAGGAGTGAAAGAAGCCACATACAAACATGAACACCACTCTTGGCCATACCTAGATGGCAGGCCAGCAGCTAGGTGGATAACGGAAGAACGGAAGAAAATaacgacggtgtttgttaagtgcttaataaaggtcaggcactgttctaagcaccggggggtgggtggggggagatacaaagtaatcacgttgtcccacatggggctcacggtcttaatccccattttacagatgagggaaccgaagcacagagaagttaagtgacttgcctaaagtcacacagctgacaagtggcggagttgggattagaacccacgacctctgactcccaagcccatgctctttccactgagccacgctgccagggcAGAAGAAAGGAtgctctggagaaaatagatccaCAGAGTCGCCACGAATCAGAAACAACctgacggcacttgataataatagatGCCGAGGATTTGGGGGACCCTGTATAAAAGCTGGTACGGTGTACCCCAGCCAAGGTACGGTGAGAGGTCGAGCCCGGGCGGGAAGGGCCCAAGGGGTTTGGCATCAGTCGGGTTGTGAGGATTAAAAGAGAGACATCGAGTTGGAGGTGCTGCGGGATACTAATTGGAGATGtcttggaagcaagaggaaatgtggacaACTGGAATTTGGAAGTCACctggaggtggtagctgaagccacgggTGGGATTGAGCTCCCCGAGAGTCAGTACTGAGCGCTTcgagcgcttcggagaggacaatacaacaatattacagacacattccctgcccacaacgacctcagtctagaaggggcagagcGAGGAGAGAGGGGGTCTGACCCAGAGCCCTGCGGGAGGCCTGCCGTTTGTTTGCGAGGGAGAGGCGGAAGGGGAGCAAGCGAGTGCAAGTCCAAGAAACAGGTCGGAGGAGAACAGGGTTAGAACTGGGTCCGCGAAAGCCAAGTCAGAAAGCGTTtcaaggagggaaggtggggatggggtCCACGGTGTTGAAGAGGGCCGAGAGGTCAAGGGAGAGTGGCGCTGGCCTGGAAGAGGCCAGGAGGGCACCATTCTCggtggagggtggtggggggccAAAGCCTGACCCTGCTGGGTCAAGAGGGGAGTTGGAGGGGGCAGTGGCTTTATGCAACCCCTTGGAAGagtttgaagaagggaaggaggggaggcggagcGAAAGGTAGAGGGATCACAACGATAATAAACATCCTCAAAAACGCTCGGAAGGAGAGGTGACCCAGGCCGGGGCGACCTGAGCgtgttggaaggcagaggggaaggagactccGAGAGCCACAGCGGTTGGAGACCGGAGGGCGGGTGGGAGCACGTGAAGGGCAAGTGGGGAGGGTCCACTGCTGCCTgctggccggccccctccccagccctccaacCGCTGACCCCCGCCCCGGCGAGCCGGGCCCAGGCGGGCCCGGGgcgcggggaggagaggagaggagaggagaggagaggagaggggaggggccggcggggcTGGCGGGGCTGGAGCCGAGCCGAGGCCCCGGGCAGTTCCTCTCTGCCAGGTGTGGGATTAGCGGGAACAAAGGGCCTGGTTTGGCCAGGATCCCGGTCCGTCCGgccctggaggggagaaggggagaaggaaggggagaaggggagggggaaggggacgggggaccTCTCTCCCCAgaaggggctggggcggggagcggCAGTGCCTGCGGGGACTGCACCGCACAGGTTGCCCCTTGCCCGCGGGGGGCTGCCCGTctcgagctggggaggggaggaagggggcgtcCACCCACACGGGGGGTCAATCAGAGAGGGGACCCCGCCAGCCCAGCGGCCCTTCCCGACCAGCCGCTGTCCTCAGGGCTGGGGGCTCGGCCAACTccgtggaggaagggagggggggaggccccgcagccccccgaTCCCAGGAGAGTGTCGAGGAGGACCCCGGGGAAGGTGgtgttttggggggcggggagctgaCCCGGGTCGGGAAATGGTCCTGCGGGGTCCCGACCATGACCACCCCCATCCTTCCAGACCCCGTTTCGGCTGGGGGGAGTCGGGCGCTGCCTCGTGCTTGGAGAtggagccctgccctgccccctgccccctgcccgagGCCGAGCTGAGCGGGAGGGGCCCAGGCCCCAGACCCTCCcgggaccctccccttccccagtggGCCTCCCCGCAAACTTGCTagtggtcattcgttcattcaatcgtatttattgaatggggTCACCCGAATGGCGTCGAGCCtgggttcctctccctccccggctcctgCCTCCCTGGTCTCCATCCCGGCGGGACTCCGGGGAGGGggcttttcctcggctccctcccctgccccttttcccccagttcagggcggagggggcggggcggtccTAATCCCCCCAAAGGAGGCCTCCCTTATAAATCGCGCCGCCCGGGAGGTCCCGAAGGACGAGaggcgccgccccctccccttcctacctccagcCCCCCAAGGGGGAGCCggggtagggggcagggagggggcggaggcagcGATTCATCTTTCCCGAAATCAATAAACTCCCCGGCCGCTttgatctccctctctttctctcccctcgggGCTGCCGGCCTCTCTGAGCAGAGCGGGTCCTGGGGtcccgacccccgccccgcccccctcctctcgaGGCTGtggtccctgcccccttcccccactcccccatctccaagcccaccccccggctccggccgggAAGGCAGGGTTAGGCCGAGAGTcgaggaggagggggtcgggggactCTGAGGATGGACCGCGGGGAACCCGATCCTCCAGCTCGGCTCCGCAGGGCCCCAGGACCCCTGACCCAAGCCGGAGTTCAACTTGGGGCAGGGGGCCCAAGACTCGCGCGCCATTctcggtgggtggggggaggggggggcgggcgggggccgtaGCGGCTGAATTGGGGCCGAGCCCCGGACCTGCCGCCGCCCCCTCTGGCCGCGATCCAtccttccccactctctccaggacgcctgggtcccctcctgctgcagggcagactggaggagagaaggggagggagagacactgagCCAGCCAAGGCCGGGGCCACCCCGCCCCCGACTCCAAAGATCTCCACTGttgtactggcctctcccaagcgcccagtacaggcgctccataaataccaccgattgatgcaTTGTTCAGCCCCTTTCCCTGGCCTCCCGAAGACGCCCCCAGAGAGACCCCAGCCGAGGCCCAGGTCGGGGGTAGGGACTCGAGTGTGTTGGGGCAGAGCCCTCATACCTTTCCAACTTCCCATcctgcccgggccccgcccccgcccccgccccctccccacatccttagttcatcccacccctgcccctgcctcccagcttcCCGGCTCTGCGGCGGGGGGCCGGTGAGGAGGGGGGTCGGCGGGAGAGGCAGGAACGAGAAAGGGACCGGAGACCCCGGACCAGGGGGAGGGAAGCCTCTCCCCGTTCCGATCGATCGCCAGCCTCGGGTCACTGCTGGGTCAGGCCCGGCCGCCGCCCACCGCCCACCACCCAGTCCCCGCTCGCCCGGCTCAGTGGCGGGGCCCCAAACCTGGCACCCTCGACGGCTCggtcgggggcggggaaggagctcTCGGcgcccgcccccggaccccccccccccggcccgcctccatcccccggggtcccccctcCGAAAGGACGGCGCTGAGCAGCCGGTGACCCACCGACCCACCCCCAGAAACTCGCtcccgagggggcggggaggggggatccGGGGTTCATTTGACCGCAGGCGAAGAaaaccccgcccgccgccccttcCCTTGATTGAATCCAGGTGCCCCCCGCCCTGAGAGGCCCCCGACGCTCCAGTAATGGGGGGGTCGTGACCTTCGCCctccagggggcaggggcagaggtcgAGTTAAGTGGGAACAGGTGGAGGAAGGTCGGACCGGGCCCGGAGGCAGAGGGTTGCTCGGGAtggtccggggagggggcggggggtggttccGTCCAGAGGcgcagggtggggcggggggcgggaatcCCTTGCAGATGTGCGGTCGCCACAGTCACCGTGAGtcaccggccccgccggccccgccctcaGCGGGCCCAGCCGGCAGCCCCCGCCACCCCGGACCCCCGACCCCGCGCTTGCGGATCTGCCAGGGGGCCGATGGAGGACCCGACTCGTccgccccctctgtctctctgtctccatctctctctgtctctgtcactgGCCCCTCTACGCGTCGGTCAGGGCCTCTGAGGgcctggatgggggtggggggcgcaatcatgagttcaaatccaccGCCCCTTCTTTAATGGGGAAATCAAAGCCGttgtctccgccccctccccgcattttaccgttgaggacaGTCCCGGAGTCCAGAAGACCCCTCCAGCCGGGGCCCAGAAGCACCCCcatgccctccccttcccccttctctcccctcctcctcctcctctccccccgaccccttctcctccaccagttAAGCCGACTTGAAACCCAAACCCgagcgggggaggggccgggaccccgcggtccagggcgggagggggggggggaggtgggggggtggaggggggcgggcgaggagagggaggcggggaggggcggcccctcccccccgagcCGGGCGGGGGCATAaaggccgcggggcccggggagccgcAAAGAGCGGAGCAAGAGGAGCCGGGACAATCGGAGAAAGTCCGAGCCGGGAACCGAGAGCCGGGAATCGGAGGGAAGCGGGGACAGCCGGAGCgaacgggccgggccggagcgaacgggccgggccggagcgagCCCAGCCGCCTCTTTCCCGCTGGTCCCCGTTGagctgcccccgccccggccgcggccccgccaTGCCCAATTTCTCCGGCTCCTGGAAAATTGTCCGTTCGGAAAACTTCGAGGATCTTCTCAAGGCGCTGGGTGGGACAGGGGGGTCCGAAGGggcgctgggggccggggggatagGGGACCCCGGGAGGGTCCGGCCTGGGGTCGTCGGTCCCTGCTGCCTGGTGCTCCTCCAGGCGCTGGACActgcagggggagggcggggaggtggagggaggtgcgagcccccagcccccggacGAGCCCCCAGGCCCCGGACGAGCCCCCTTCCGAGCCCCCCAGGCCCCGGCGACTCGAGCCGGTCCTGGCTCCTCGTTACCGGCCTGCTTGGGCCCGGTCCGTCCCGCTGGGGGCCGTCGGGCCGGTGGCGGGGCAGTGAGCCTGTCCCGCGGCGGGAGCGGAGACCCCCAAGTCCGTGGCGGCCCCCCGCCTTGgctccgtccctcctccccccggttgTCCCCAACTGCGGGACAGCGGGGCGGTCgggggatgggggtcgggggtgcCCGAGCGGGGAAGAGCAGCCCCGTTAGCTCAGCTCGGCCGCTCGCCCCGCCCCCAGGCACCTGCGGGGCCGGGGTCGCCCCGCCCgggtttgggttggggggggaggatggACGGGAACGGGCCCAGCCGAAGGGGAAGAGACGGAGGGTGGATAGGAGGAAGGACTTCCCGGGAGGCAGGACAACGCCCGCCTTCCCTTTTGGTTGGGTCCGGGATGACCCGGCctgaaaggggtggggggtggagggggtgaggggtggccGGGGACGAGTTTTGGCAGCTGGGCGGGTTAGGGCGCGGCTATTTGGCTAAcggtgggggggcgggagaggggcgtGTGGCCCTACCGGGCTGCAGGCCAGGACCCCGCGGGGGAGCCGGCAAGATGCccgaggtgggggaggtggaggagggaagagagggaactgAAGAAGTGATCCTGCCCCTCGCCCGCAGGCTCGACCCCAGCCCCCGGGGTTCAGACCCCCCCCAAGCTGGGCAACCGGGAGGCCGGCCACGGGGCCTCTCTGGGGGACGGGAGACCATCTCGACCCCGTCGGACCGGGTCCCTCTGGGTCCACCGGGGGTGaccggggcgaggcgggggcgggtggggccGCCTGCGAGGCCGTGGGCCGACGGGTTGAGACTTGACGCTGGAACGCGGCCACCGGGTGTCGGAAGACGGAGTCGTTAACCCTTTGGACCTCAACGACGACCGGccttggggaaaccgaggcagggaCGCATCCCCCGGGCGCGGGAGAGCTGCCGGGCCCCCGGGGTGGCACTGGGCGCGTTGGGTCGAGGGGAGGGGGTTGAGACGAGAGCCctgaccccctcctctccacctcgcCCCGCCGCGGCAGGTGTGAATGTGATGTTGCGGAAGATCGCGGTGGCCGCTGCCTCCAAGCCGGCCGTGGAAATCAAGCAGGACGGCGAGAACTTCTACATCAAGACGGCGACCACCGTGCGCACCACCGAGATCACCTTCCGGGTCGGGGACGAGTTCGAGGAGCAGACGGTCGACGGTCGCCCCTGCAAGGTGCGTGGTttctccgcccccccgccccctcacctctccctccccgccccgcggcccggcATCCCGCACCCCCGAATCACCCCGGCTCGCTCCTCTGCTCACCAAACGGGCCCGGCCTCACCCAGGCTGGCCCACCCGGGGGAGGCAGGCCTTTCGGCTGTCTGAAACAGACCCCGCTGTATCcgccctcccccaagcgcttagcagagtgctcggtaaatacctctgatcgatggatggatcgatcgatgaCCCTCCCCCAGAGCCTGGTGCGGTGGGAGACGGAGAACAAGTTGGTGTGCGACCAGCGGCTGCTCAAAGGGGAAGGACCCAAGACGGCCTGGGCCCGGGAACTGACCAATGACGGCGAACTGATCCTGGTAAGCCCCGCTCCCAGGCCGGCCGTGTGGCGCCCGGGGTGTGAGGCCAGGGCTGTGAGGCCCGGGGTGGCCTCTGTCCAGGACGCCCCCCACGCCCTACCccgcggggaagcagcatggcctactggctagcgccccggcctgggagtcagaaggccatgggtcccaattccggctctgccacatgtctgctgggtggccttgagcaaaatcaacttcactcctctgggcctcagttacctcatctgtcaaaggagggattgagaccgggagccccaggtgggaccgggactgcgtccaacccggtctGCTTAGAttgaccccagagcttggcacactgaAGGCGCTTCATACGTACCACAATTATCAGCGTTATCATCATCCCCCTTCTCCGCCTACCATTGCAGACCATGACCGCGGACGACGTCGTCTGTACCCGCGTCTACGTCCGGGAGTAGGACCTAGACGAGGGGGGCGAGGCGGAGATCAGGAGGCGGACTCCTGGGACCAGAGGGGCCGacgcccccaccccgtcccccagcAATCCCCCGCCaggacccccaggccccgggggtCCCCTTTTCCGTGCCCTGTGCCCCTCCCCCAGGTTAGGGTCTCctgtcccccgccacccccacccgggctgaaatatttattgaaaattttaTTAAAAACGCAGAAACCTAACCgtctccggggccgggggagggggcggacggcGCACCCAGATCACGGCGGGGAGGAACCGACCCGGGGCCTGGGGAGAGGCCGGGCGAGCGGGGTGGGCGAGTgagtgggccgggccgggccgggccggcgagATGAGGCTGCGATAACGCGGGCGGGCGGCGGCTTGGGACTGAGATTAGATCGAGGAGGGATCGCGTCCTCCGCCCCCCCACCAGCTGcagacgggagggagggggagggagcgggtcagagaggaggcacagagacccagagacactCAGACGTGGAGAGACGGGCACAGGTCGGAGGAGGACGAGGGCGTTGAGGGGTGGGGGCCTGGGGACGGGTGTGGGGGGGAAACCGGAGTGGGCCTCCCCGGAGGGTCAGCagaaaaggggaggtggggtccgTGCCCTCTGACCCCGGAGACaaagccccttccccgccccccgcccagcttTGTGTTGGGGATGAAAGGGtcgcagggggcagggggcagggggcagggggaggaccgGGCCGGAGGGACAAGACTTGGTGACCGGAGGCCGAGCCCAGCTgtggctccctcctccctccgccgaaGCCAGCGGGAAGCGGGTCCTTTGCATATAATTAGCATCTGCAGAAGTCGCCCGTCTCCGCGGCCCCGCCCCTGCGGCCTTCCCCGGGCCGCCACACGTTCttgccgccccccctcccccgcgcccccgggaCCGGGGTTATCATCGCTGGGGCAGGACGGCAGGGGGCTGACCCTGAAGCCCCTCGGCGTgacctccccccccatcccccccagcctCGTGGCCGCCCTCGGGGACGGAGTCCCAGGCGCACGAAGACAcccagacacgcacacacaccccctgTCTGTCTGTCGTTCGTTCCAAATGTCACCGGGGAGTCTCCACCCCAGCTTGATTCTTCTGGTCGAAACCCGCCTCCgcctcccgctccccgccccggcgtcccgcccccggcccaggtCTCGCCTgtctggggctgggactggggctggggctggggttggggctggatcCCCGTGTCTGCCCTTCTCTTTAGCCGGCatttcccggcccggcccggcccggcccggcccggccctggcccccGGCCAGCATTGTTCCCGGCCCGACCCCGCCTCGACCCGCCCCCCGCAACCTGGGCCAGGCCCGGGTCCCGCCTTGGCGGGGAGTCACGGCGTGCGggtccctgacccctgaccccccccccatcccccaggccGGAGggcgccgcctccccgcccccgctacCGTAAGTCTCCTGGAGCCGCTGAGTGCGCGACTTTACCGTATTGTCCCAGGTGCGGGGCCCCTCGGGCGCCTCCAACCCCCACGCCTCGGTGGCGCGGCGGCGCCCCCTGCTGGTCCCGGAGGCGGCGGCAGCGGGCCAGTCCCGGTGGTCAGTAGGGGCCTGGATGACCTTAAACCGCCCATTAGTCCTCAGCTCTTAATGACCTTATTCCGTCCTGAGCTGTTGGAGGACTGCAAcagccccccagcctttcttcAGTCAACCGACGATACTTAGGGAGCCCTCACCGCGCAGAGAACTGGCTTCTCAGTCTCGGTGGGCGGCCAAAggagccccccggagccccctgcttccctcctcccttcgctAGACTTGGGGCTCTGCCCCTGCAGCAGATTTAAACACAGCGGCCATCGCGGCGGCAAAAAGGGCCGGGAGAAATGTTGGAACCCTGGGAAGCTCGGCACGGGAATGAACTCTCGACATTACCTCTGTGGCAGCACCCTGAGCTCCGACAGGACACTCGTTGGACTCTGAACTCtggcttttatgttgtttttttaTGTTGTGTTACAGTAGTTCATCCTTCCCACTGCCAAACTGTCCCGCagtttactttttatttttagaggGTCGGGGATTCCGTCTGACTCTCACCCGTAACcgttaataattgtgctatttgttcggtgctcactctgtgccaagcactggacgcTAAGCGctacgggtagatacaagatcatcgggtcaggCCCGAgcccagtctccgtcccacatggggctcacagccgaaaggagaaggagaacaggtacttaatctctattttacagatgaggaagccgaggcacggagaagtgaagtgacttgcccagggtctcacgcaaaggcaaatgacggagctgggttagaatccagggtcccctgacttccaggcctgctctctttccattaggccatgctgcttctcaaaacctgTGTGAtttttacagactagagtggaagatagacattagaaaacttacagaaaggagaaatggcagagtataaggatgtgtacagaggccactggtcggctgtgtgactttaggcaagtcacttaacttctctgtgcctagttacttcatctgtaaaatggggattaagtctgtgaggcccaagtgggacaacctgattaccttgtacctaccctggctgcttagaacagtgcttggcgcatagtaagcacttaacaaataccagggcttagtacagtggcctgtcagacagcaagcacttattacgtgttaTTGCTCCCACCCCTGATATAGAGTTAGTAAGCATGATCCTTGCTttcaaggatcttgcaatctgacagatgagacagacactaaattaaattTCAAGGAGGGGGAGGCCTAAATGGGGAATCAGGCAATTTAAACTCAGTGTGTCTAAACTCTTCTAACTTTCCTACCACAGTCGACCacgccccatccccattttcccacccagcctccccttcccctgattCTCCCATCAcaatagacagcaccaccatcctcccaagccccataaccttggcgttatccttgactcatctctcttattcaacccacttattcaatctgtcaccaaatcctgtcggttctatcttcacaacatctctaagacTCCTCCCCTTACCCTCTCTTGAAgctgctactacgctgatccaagcacttatcctaaccctccttgactactgaatcagcctcttcgcctacctccctgcctcccggctcgcccctcttcaatccatacttcactctgctgtctggattccaggttcccccactcctcaaaagcctccggtggttgcccgtccatctctccatcaaacagaagctcttccTTGCCATCGATAAGGCAGTCCATCAGTTCtttccatcctaccttacctagctcatctcctactaaaacccagcccacacagctcccttctctaacactaacctactttCTGCACCTCCATCTTAT carries:
- the CRABP2 gene encoding cellular retinoic acid-binding protein 2; translation: MPNFSGSWKIVRSENFEDLLKALGVNVMLRKIAVAAASKPAVEIKQDGENFYIKTATTVRTTEITFRVGDEFEEQTVDGRPCKSLVRWETENKLVCDQRLLKGEGPKTAWARELTNDGELILTMTADDVVCTRVYVRE